A genomic window from Bacillus sp. BGMRC 2118 includes:
- the xylA gene encoding xylose isomerase, with translation MTYFETIQQVKYEGAASTNPYAFKYYNPEEMINGKSMEELLRFAVSYWHTFTGDGNDPFGMPTMARPYNRFSGLDLAKARVEASFEFFDKMSVPYFCFHDFDIAPETDSLKETFENLDKIVLLIKDYLNTSKTKLLWNTANMFSHPRWLNGAATSPNADVFAYAAAKVKKGLEIGKELGAENYVFWGGREGYETLLNTNMKFELDNLARFFHLAVDYAKEIGFTGQFLIEPKPKEPTKHQYDFDVATSLSFLQSYGLKDYFKFNIEANHATLAGHTFEHELHVARINGMLGSVDANQGDTLIGWDTDEFPTDLYSTTLAMYEILKNGGLGSGGLNFDAKVRRGSFEPEDLFLSHIAGMDSFAIGAKVAQKLLDDRVLENFVEERYSSYTKGIGLEIVEGRTNLHQLEQYALNLDEVKNTSGRQEYLRSILNQYLLEGTRG, from the coding sequence ATGACTTACTTTGAAACCATTCAGCAAGTGAAATATGAAGGTGCAGCATCAACCAATCCTTACGCATTTAAATATTATAATCCAGAAGAAATGATTAACGGAAAGTCAATGGAAGAGCTACTCAGGTTTGCCGTTTCCTATTGGCATACTTTTACAGGAGATGGAAATGATCCATTTGGAATGCCGACAATGGCAAGACCTTATAATCGTTTTTCAGGCTTGGACTTAGCAAAGGCTAGAGTAGAAGCTTCCTTTGAGTTTTTTGACAAGATGAGTGTGCCTTATTTTTGTTTTCATGATTTCGATATTGCACCTGAAACGGATAGTTTAAAAGAAACCTTTGAAAATTTAGATAAGATTGTCTTGCTCATTAAGGATTATTTGAATACAAGTAAAACGAAGCTGCTTTGGAATACCGCGAATATGTTCTCGCATCCAAGATGGTTGAACGGAGCTGCCACATCACCTAATGCAGACGTATTTGCGTATGCAGCCGCAAAAGTGAAAAAAGGGTTAGAGATTGGTAAAGAATTAGGAGCAGAAAATTATGTGTTCTGGGGTGGAAGAGAAGGGTATGAAACACTATTAAACACGAATATGAAATTTGAACTAGATAACCTTGCACGCTTTTTCCATCTGGCAGTAGATTATGCAAAGGAAATTGGTTTCACAGGACAATTCCTTATTGAACCAAAACCAAAGGAGCCAACAAAACATCAATATGATTTTGATGTAGCAACATCACTTTCATTCTTACAATCATACGGATTAAAAGATTACTTTAAATTTAATATTGAAGCAAACCATGCAACACTCGCTGGTCATACGTTCGAGCATGAGTTACATGTTGCCCGTATTAATGGAATGTTAGGGTCAGTTGATGCTAATCAAGGTGACACATTGATTGGCTGGGATACAGATGAATTTCCAACTGATTTATATTCTACAACTCTAGCAATGTATGAAATCCTAAAAAATGGTGGCTTAGGTTCAGGTGGATTGAACTTTGATGCAAAGGTTAGAAGGGGCTCATTTGAACCAGAGGATTTATTTCTATCCCATATTGCAGGAATGGACAGCTTTGCAATAGGGGCAAAGGTAGCCCAAAAGCTCCTAGATGATAGAGTGTTGGAGAATTTTGTTGAAGAGAGATACAGCAGTTATACAAAAGGGATTGGATTAGAAATTGTAGAAGGTAGAACAAATCTTCATCAGCTTGAGCAATATGCACTTAATCTTGATGAAGTGAAGAATACATCAGGTAGACAAGAATACCTTCGTTCAATACTTAACCAATACTTATTAGAAGGCACAAGAGGATAA
- a CDS encoding ROK family transcriptional regulator has protein sequence MTWNQQIVKMNNKRDILDLIRQHSPISRADISVRLGLTKATVSSLVNELSDSFLCYESGPGESSGGRRPVMLLFNKDAGYSIGIDIGVNYILGILTNLNGNIIVEKHEPYQIDNYETTLRKVKELINYLIDSTPISPYGVIGIGIGVPGIVNNEGSILLAPNLDWQNINIKNELEQEYNVPIIIENEANAGAYGEKKYGAGKDYENIIYISAGIGIGAGLILNNLLYRGGHGFSGELGHMIIEHEGKLCRCGSKGCWEVYASEQALLKVAGDRLKQENRITLEALLTKVNENKDIQEIFREIGIYLGIGISNICNTFNPEQIIIGNRLAVAKEWIQPAIHEVLQKRTLKHHLHTLQLNFSDLTIYSTALGSAAHAIDLFITTTINE, from the coding sequence ATGACATGGAATCAGCAAATTGTAAAAATGAATAATAAACGGGACATCCTTGATTTAATTAGACAACACTCCCCTATTTCTCGTGCAGATATCTCAGTTAGATTAGGTTTAACAAAAGCTACGGTGTCTTCACTAGTCAATGAGTTGTCAGATTCATTTCTTTGTTATGAATCTGGACCAGGAGAGTCCAGTGGTGGAAGACGACCTGTAATGCTTCTATTTAATAAGGATGCCGGATACAGTATTGGAATTGATATCGGTGTCAACTACATCTTAGGAATTCTTACGAACTTAAACGGAAACATCATAGTAGAAAAACACGAACCATATCAAATTGACAATTATGAAACTACTTTACGTAAAGTAAAGGAATTAATTAATTATCTAATAGACTCAACACCAATAAGCCCGTATGGTGTTATTGGCATAGGAATTGGCGTACCTGGAATTGTTAATAATGAGGGTAGTATTTTATTAGCACCCAATTTAGATTGGCAAAATATCAATATAAAAAATGAATTAGAACAAGAATATAATGTTCCGATTATTATCGAAAATGAAGCAAATGCTGGAGCATATGGTGAAAAGAAATATGGTGCAGGCAAAGATTATGAAAATATCATTTATATTAGTGCGGGAATTGGAATCGGAGCAGGGCTCATTTTAAACAACTTACTGTACCGTGGAGGACATGGCTTTTCAGGCGAACTGGGTCATATGATTATTGAACATGAAGGAAAGTTATGTCGTTGCGGAAGTAAAGGGTGCTGGGAAGTATATGCCTCTGAACAGGCTTTGTTAAAGGTAGCTGGAGATCGACTAAAACAAGAGAATCGCATCACGTTAGAAGCATTATTAACTAAAGTTAATGAAAATAAAGATATTCAAGAAATCTTTCGAGAAATCGGTATCTATTTAGGCATTGGAATCAGTAATATTTGTAACACCTTTAATCCAGAGCAAATCATAATTGGTAATAGGCTTGCGGTAGCAAAAGAATGGATACAACCAGCAATTCATGAAGTATTACAGAAGAGAACCCTTAAGCACCATCTTCACACTTTACAGTTGAATTTCTCGGACTTAACCATTTATTCAACTGCACTGGGAAGTGCTGCACATGCTATCGATTTATTTATCACTACGACAATTAATGAGTAA